In Malassezia vespertilionis chromosome 7, complete sequence, the following proteins share a genomic window:
- a CDS encoding uncharacterized protein (COG:D; EggNog:ENOG503NUG0), with protein MRHQARHWMFGPSELAEHRTNSNIQASETLQRYAQEANIQLPLMLSVEDEQAIIRFYLLRIGRLVRAFGLPNLVETTAMTLMKRFYIRNSCMQFHPKLIMLTSIYLSAKAENYPVPLKHFCAQVNESTAKQGAEAPSKATTPSAARGDVAENIIRDLEFGMVQSLDFELGLHSPHRALYGFILDIQSVQPTLSREDVMGFAGAVQAYLQVARLTDVEFVYAPAHIALAACWMCNAPSRKEGAPPISGKDLVQLWLGAKAERGATLHESELKDRVAWREKKRAIDEEIAKHEKNGANSNSTIPTEESTEEPTDALNSDGFEIPISELETTFDAIATRIRDVLDPNVETKAPPRPFVDVERVKQIDLALRQCLQLFEKGQVTSSRKRASDDHPSSTKRQRTDSDSDNDP; from the exons ATGCGTCA CCAGGCGCGGCATTGGATGTTTGGCCCCAGTGAATTGGCGGAGCACCGCACAAATTCGAATATCCAAGCAagcgagacgctgcagcggtATGCGCAAGAAGCTAATATTCAACTGCCATTGATGCTGAGTGTCGAGGATGAGCAAGCGATCATCCGGTTCTATCTCTTGCGTATCGGCCGccttgtgcgtgcatttgGGTTGCCGAACTTGGTGGAGACGACGGCAATGACATTAATGAAACGCTTTTATATTCGAAACTCGTGCATGCAGTTCCACCCCAAGCTGATCATGCTAACGAGCATTTACCTTTCCGCGAAAGCAGAAAACTACCCTGTCCCATTAAAGCAtttttgtgcgcaagtGAATGAAAGCACCGCCAAGCAAGGTGCGGAAGCGCCGAGCAAGGCAACGACGCCGTcagccgcgcgtggcgaCGTGGCAGAAAATATTATTCGCGATCTTGAGTTTGGTATGGTGCAGAGCTTGGACTTCGAGCTTGGTCTGCATAGTCcacaccgcgcgctgtacGGCTTCATTCTCGATATCCAGTCGGTTCAGCCGACCTTGTCGCGAGAAGATGTTATGGGATTTGCAGGTGCAGTACAAGCCTATTTACAAGTCGCACGGCTTACGGATGTAGAGTTTGTCTATGCTCCTGCGCATATTGCTCTGGCTGCCTGTTGGATGTGCAATGCACCAAGCCGGAAAGAGGGAGCACCACCCATTTCTGGAAAAGACCTAGTACAGCTTTGGTTAGGGGCGAAAGCAGAGAGGGGTGCTACATTACACGAAAGCGAGTTGAAAGATCGCGTGGCTTGGCGTGAAAAGAAACGAGCAATCGACGAAGAGATTGCAAAGCACGAGAAAAATGGCGCGAATAGCAACTCAACGATACCCACAGAAGAGTCCACGGAGGAACCAACAGATGCGTTAAATTCCGATGGCTTCGAAATTCCCATATCTGAGCTGGAGACCACTTTTGATGCTATTGCTACTCGAATTCGCGACGTGCTTGACCCCAACGTGGAAAccaaagcgccgccacgcCCATTCGTGGACGTAGAGCGCGTCAAGCAGATTGATCTGGCACTCCGGCAATGCCTACAGCTATTTGAGAAAGGGCAAGTTACCTCGTCGCGGAAGCGAGCAAGCGATGACCATCCGTCTAGCACCAAACGCCAACGCACTGACTCTGACTCCGATAACGACCCGTAG
- the mlh1 gene encoding DNA mismatch repair protein Mlh1 (COG:L; EggNog:ENOG503NUYJ), whose protein sequence is MLQIQDNGKGIAMEDFPLLCERFATSKLRKFSDLSSMTTFGFRGEALASISFVSASVSAISKTKTQDVAYSAEYFAGTMKSASETEPAKAKPVAGVDGTTITAYDLFFNAPQRKRVFKSVSEEYNRALDVATKYALHYGHLGVGITCKKASSHSLDLNTPSKKSQTTLDVIRNIYGGPLARDLVHLSELENDEYKFSAQGWISNADWASKKTQFLCFINNRLVDTPSLRRSMESMYSLLLPKGRHPWIYIALTLDPARLDVNVHPTKREVHFMDEEEIVEMITTHAQDLISQQSSCRVYSMTKPSLGVNISENAVQVLGPRTERIDPRNLVRVDHTSQSLDSMFGGATTDTSRIPESTCNLTSVHELRANMIQDRDVGLTNVLQHHTFVGVVDLEKALTLVQHGTQLYLVNHAAVIEAFAYELALRQFGSYTSVALDPAPKLWDLIALGYDAEDAAEAKAALSLSREEVVDRITKRLTDHAEMLHEYFAIHIDPVQKTLVSVPAILPQQAGAGVVLERLPTLLFRLGPQVDWAEEVGCFASVCRELAYAQVPATSGVQVHDAQRVEEEKWMIQHVWFASMLASRGCIHIPKALQDGIVQVASLPELYRVFERC, encoded by the exons ATGCTTCAAATTCAGGACAATGGTAAAGGGATTGCTATGGAAGACTTTCCTTTACTGTGCGAACGCTTCGCAACATCTAAACTACGTAAATTTTCGGACCTCAGCTCGATGACTACGTTTGGGTTCCGTGGTGAGGCACTGGCCAGCATTAGCTTTGTCTCTGCATCTGTCTCTGCAATAAGCAAGACAAAGACACAGGACGTGGCGTACAGTGCAGAGTACTTTGCCGGGACTATGAAATCTGCGTCTGAAACAGAGCCGGCGAAAGCCAAACCTGTCGCCGGCGTAGATGGTACTACGATTACTGCCTACGATTTATTCTTCAATGCACCACAACGGAAAAGGGTCTTTAAGTCAGTGTCGGAGGAATATAATCGCGCTTTGGATGTGGCCACCAAGTACGCGTTGCACTATGGGCATCTTGGCGTGGGGATTACATGCAAGAAAGCTTCGTCGCATTCGCTAGACTTGAacacgccgagcaagaAGTCTCAAACGACGCTAGACGTAATCCGCAACATATACGGTGGGCCGCTTGCACGGGACCTGGTTCATTTGTCCGAGCTTGAAAATGATGAGTACAAGTTTTCTGCGCAAGGCTGGATTAGCAATGCCGATTGGGCCTCCAAAAAAACGCAGTTCCTATGTTTCATTAACA ATCGCCTTGTAGATACCCCCagcctgcggcgctctATGGAATCGATGTATTCCCTGCTCCTTCCCAAGGGACGGCACCCTTGGATATACATTGCTTTGACGTTGGATCCTGCAAGACTGGATGTAAATGTGCACCCTACGAAGCGCGAGGTGCATTTTatggacgaggaagagaTTGTGGAAATGATTACGACGCATGCGCAAGACTTGATCTCTCAGCAAAGTTCTTGTCGTGTGTATTCCATGACG AAACCTTCGCTTGGCGTGAATATATCTGAAAATGCGGTGCAAG TGCTCGGTCCGCGTACAGAGAGAATTGACCCACGGAACCTTGTACGTGTTGACCATACGTCGCAATCGCTGGACTCTATGTTCGGTGGCGCTACGACGGACACCTCTCGGATCCCAGAAAGCACCTGCAATCTTACCAGTGTACATGAACTGCGTGCCAATATGATCCAAGATCGAGATGTTGGATTGAccaatgtgctgcagcaccacACGTTTGTCGGTGTTGTTGATTTGGAAAAGGCACTTACGCTTGTACAGCATGGAACGCAGTTATACCTTGTAAACCACGCGGCTGTTATCGAGGCATTCGCGTACGAACTTGCTCTTCGCCAGTTTGGTTCTTACACGTCGGTCGCTTTGGATCCAGCGCCAAAGCTGTGGGATCTGATCGCGCTCGGGTATGATGCCGAAGACGCAGCAGAAGCCAAGGCAGCATTGTCCCTTTCGCGAGAAGAGGTCGTGGATCGCATCACGAAACGTTTGACAGACCATGCTGAGATGCTGCACGAATATTTTGCTATTCATATCGACCCCGTGCAGAAGACGTTGGTTTCTGTTCCTGCAATATTGCCGCAGCAAGCCGGCGCAGGCGTTGTTTTGGAGCGGCTTCCTACCTTGCTATTCCGTCTTGGACCGCAGGTGGATTGGGCGGAAGAAGTAGGCTGCTTTGCTAGCGTGTGTCGCGAACTTGCATATGCACAAGTGCCTGCAACCAGTGGCGTCCAAGTCCacgatgcacagcgtgtTGAAGAAGAAAAATGGATGATCCAGCACGTCTGGTTCGCAAGCATGCTTGCTTCACGGGGGTGCATCCATATCCCGAAAGCGCTACAAGATGGGATCGTGCAGGTCGCGAGTCTCCCTGAACTAT ACCGCGTATTTGAGCGATGCTAA
- the CEX1 gene encoding Nuclear aminoacylation-dependent tRNA export pathway component (EggNog:ENOG503NV55; COG:T) — MDYFRQLSSALAKGINPLPGYSIGDPVLSYDGKSIWKLHDGVRKEDQVSVSIFLLDTSHASPAQIAMAQHAVRKLRSVRFPHVLKFLETSEAQGVIYLAVERVTPLATILDAWRNGKPKNLSSTAWIAWGINQLASAAAFLNEQVHSVHGNIHRNSVFISPGGEWLLGGFETLSTVDEMDWLAQYGSETPSAQENLPPELQYGWRRIAPDPIHAIDSYAIGALAVEAFNNKFPADLTNFSAGRIPSSLHPLLKRMLLPTPAARLSSAELVAAGAHPNGFLQSNELTRAGTLMEEFRVADAFRKEGILIELEELQTRIAPSFVQYRVLPILVEAFCSTPSGHGGMGALDLSTRVLLPLMLGLAKELSTQEWTQALGPTIFGAYTTPYPSLRAALLVGLPIYKNHLDAKTVGARIWPAMTTWFDDRNEAVRGAVLTSIPILLPHLSERVLNNDLLRLLAKTQQDSTPLLRIQTTELLGKITPHLTAATRANVLVPAFSRSLKDTYEQARLAGVEAFAQNEESFDGEASAKSVLPALAPYLVDKNKEVREKAHNTLQQYMGKALSHAATLSTVESELPAPTEMAGHTRTRYTRTDTASRSAFSSFWSVAAGNAASALGDWALAQIDADEAALQTAKAPEVLTPQGQQPEPAPLPLLEQRPADHGMSLGKKSVQDTIVPDAFQTQRDRPVLQVPKLATTKLTPAAHPKPPAATTMPTVRPMAPPQPASTLAAATRSAPTASPAVPTPKSTTPLPTPKPGLSKEEKMAQLQKLREERRTVRNTQFTNL; from the coding sequence ATGGACTATTTCCGGCAGCTCTCTTCCGCGCTCGCAAAAGGAATCAACCCTCTACCTGGCTATTCTATTGGGGATCCAGTACTTTCCTATGATGGAAAAAGCATATGGAAGCTACATGACGGTGTCCGCAAGGAAGACCAAGTGTCAGTAAGCATCTTTCTGCTGGACACGTCGCATGCCTCGCCGGCGCAGAttgccatggcgcagcatgcggTCCGCAAATTGCGTTCAGTCCGGTTCCCACATGTGCTTAAATTTCTAGAGACGTCTGAGGCACAAGGTGTAATCTATCTCGCTGTGGAGCGAGTCACGCCGTTAGCAACAATACTGGATGCATGGCGCAATGGTAAGCCGAAAAACTTGTCCAGCACTGCGTGGATTGCATGGGGAATAAACCAACTTGCAAGTGCCGCGGCATTTCTGAATGAGCAAGTACATTCCGTGCATGGCAACATCCATCGGAACAGCGTATTTATCTCTCCTGGAGGCGAATGGCTCTTGGGCGGGTTCGAGACGCTATCGACGGTGGACGAGATGGATTGGTTAGCACAATATGGAAGTGAGACACCCAGTGCACAGGAAAATCTTCCGCCAGAGCTGCAATATGGATGGCGACGTATTGCGCCAGACCCAATCCATGCCATAGATAGCTATGCTATCGGCGCATTGGCTGTGGAAGCATTCAACAATAAATTCCCGGCAGACCTCACCAATTTTTCCGCTGGGCGTATTCCATCCTCTTTGCACCCCCTGCTTAAGCGAATGCTGCTTCCGACCCCGGCAGCAAGGCTTTCTTCAGCCGAGCTCGTCGCTGCAGGAGCACATCCCAATGGATTTTTGCAGAGTAATGAATTGACACGCGCAGGCACTCTTATGGAAGAGTTCCGTGTAGCCGATGCCTTCCGCAAGGAGGGAATTTTGATCGAATTAGAAGAACTACAAACCCGTATTGCCCCGTCGTTTGTGCAGTACAGGGTGCTTCCTATTCTCGTGGAGGCGTTTTGCAGCACGCCTTCTGGGCACGGTGGTATGGGAGCTTTGGACCTTTCTACGCGTGTTTTGCTCCCATTGATGCTCGGTCTAGCAAAGGAACTGTCTACGCAGGAATGGACGCAAGCACTAGGTCCGACTATCTTTGGTGCATATACTACACCGTACCCAAGCTTGCGTGCCGCGTTACTGGTTGGTCTGCCCATATACAAGAACCATCTTGACGCGAAGACGGTGGGTGCACGGATTTGGCCGGCCATGACTACATGGTTTGACGACCGGAATGAGGCAGTTCGTGGCGCTGTTCTTACGTCAATACCTATCCTGCTTCCGCACCTGAGCGAGCGCGTCCTGAACAACGATCTGCTCCGTCTGCTGGCGAAAACACAACAGGATTCTACACCCTTGCTCCGCATCCAAACTACTGAATTACTGGGAAAGATCACACCCCACCTTACTGCAGCCACCCGCGCAAATGTACTTGTTCCCGCCTTTTCTCGCAGTCTCAAAGATACGTACGAACAGGCGCGGCTAGCGGGTGTCGAAGCGTTTGCACAAAATGAAGAGAGCTTTGACGGAGAAGCGTCCGCAAAAAGTGTTCTTCCAGCATTGGCGCCATACCTTGTGGACAAGAATAAAGAGGTGCGGGAAAAAGCACACAACACGCTTCAGCAGTATATGGGAAAAGCTCTATCGCATGCCGCCACGTTGTCTACTGTAGAGAGCGAATTACCTGCGCCAACAGAGATGGCGGGTCATACTCGAACCAGATACACACGGACGGACACCGCAAGTCGCTCTGCATTCTCATCGTTCTGGTCCGTCGCAGCTGGAAATGCAGCTTCCGCTCTGGGCGATTGGGCACTCGCGCAGATTGATGCTGATGAAGCGGCGTTACAAACTGCCAAAGCGCCCGAGGTGCTTACACCGCAAGGACAACAGCCAGAACCAGCCCCTTTGCCTCTGCTAGAGCAGAGACCAGCAGACCATGGCATGTCCCTCGGAAAGAAATCGGTTCAAGACACTATTGTGCCGGATGCATTTCAAACACAGCGCGATCGACCGGTGCTACAAGTGCCAAAACTTGCCACAACCAAGCTGACACCAGCGGCACATCCAAAGCCCCCTGCAGCGACAACCATGCCCACTGTTCGACCCATGGCACCGCCACAACCGGCTTCCACACTAGCTGCAGCGACAAGGAGTGCGCCTACGGCTTCCCCAGCCGTACCGACACCAAAATCGACCACCCCGTTGCCTACACCCAAACCTGGACTTTCGAAAGAGGAAAAGATGGCGCAATTACAAAAACTACGAGAAGAACGCCGTACGGTGCGTAATACACAATTTACTAACCTATAG
- the RGR1 gene encoding mediator complex subunit (BUSCO:EOG09260NAN; COG:K; TransMembrane:2 (o571-591i690-714o); EggNog:ENOG503NWTA) translates to MPEGVNEAELLQELPLEQTDLLPLGALVERFSNNAYQTLQSLADTDARKEKLFTTAMELRKQFVKLLVLIRWSRDAEQLNKARNIVALLADQQWAHEDVFSGLTQVRKILPNARVCDADLVTAIELLRTGTYDRLPASIKDSAVLPSRMTNREARLVLEGLDQVLAVRLAWTESVPRGIRLDSIEDGKAYLSVPDLYFMCITTSGPEKEDRWWLLEFEFAEMATDGDEDLSELLTKPYLDTVYPTAETILASQEEPQSAPALVRLHVFLEQKAMERRLHILYHQLQRMVRFRWSTNVRFTLQPQTNTLDIHYWVANAAPAGQKKALHQGMLSGTLRLRLHTEPCAGAELILAELITGNVEVPGKSGIQVTWEVDKALQDVLHAEHSSSQLKKLDIEKLLLDTIDLHSYALMKLFQEQIDRHPTLGANQSFLCLLRSHAKNGYGPRHSIELRVTDTVHVMLYISTITGRVGLKSLHNLESAENEDLALSLSETQNIALQRMAAKITANPSSLTETLVSFRLQSLTKDVSLQASWLGLAYMTSVSLRPGEFQKIGLDHGHPLLYLPLTMFPGYYALIYFVSGQAMTMALISIMTMTEAGKSVQVISSVKWLDRARMKSYSISGASLQVVVAYGFDGEKQLPYLVTVDFDVSGNGQTYGLEFEVQHGKDTPNPHKCIGANLERKLCSMADTRINLWSGFLHLLEYTLPMLLILVPFFQEAETNADSPQVEVLDINWYRFCFLNTYALDVRLLTGNRVMLTDAAYSAGATSEESNAENQSENIPFGLASPYARIPLLAQIWQQSFKTADCLKDSTNQAVFHVTLSDVEKNLPLFLNKINQSL, encoded by the exons ATGCCGGAAGGGGTGAACGAAGCAGAATTGCTTCAGGAGCTGCCGCTGGAACAGACCGACTTGCTGCCTCTTGGTGCACTGGTTGAGCGTTTCTCTAATAATGCATACCAGACATTGCAGAGCCTTGCCGATAC cgatgcgcgcaaagaaaaGTTGTTTACTACAGCTATGGAACTCCGAAAGCAGTTTGTTAAGCTGCTTGTGCTCATACGCTGGTCGCGGGATGCCGAGCAACTGAATAAGGCACGGAAtatcgtcgcgctgctcgccgacCAGCAATGGGCGCATGAAGACGTATTTTCTGGGCTGACGCAGGTGCGCAAAATATTGCCTAATGCCCGTGTATGTGATGCGGACCTTGTCACAGCAATTGAACTGCTTCGTACTGGGACATATGATCGGCTCCCAGCGTCCATTAAGGACAGTGCAGTGCTGCCTTCGCGGATGACGAACCGGGAAGCGCGTTTAGTGCTCGAAGGCCTTGATCAAGTCCTTGCGGTGCGTTTAGCATGGACGGAATCGGTTCCCCGTGGGATACGACTGGATAGCATTGAAGATGGGAAGGCATATCTGTCTGTTCCGGATTTGTATTTCATGTGCATTACAACGAGTGGCCCGGAAAAGGAAGACCGCTGGTGGCTGCTCGAGTTCGAATTTGCTGAGATGGCCACGGATGGTGACGAAGACTTGTCTGAGTTGCTCACAAAGCCATATCTAGATACTGTCTATCCGACTGCAGAAACGATTTTAGCGTCGCAGGAAGAACCGCAGAGCGCCccggcgcttgtgcgcctgcacgtCTTTTTGGAACAAAAAGCGATGGAGCGTCGCTTGCATATATTGTATCATCAATTACAGCGCATGGTCCGATTCCGCTGGAGCACCAATGTACGCTTTACGCTACAGCCACAGACAAATACGCTCGATATTCATTACTGGGTTGCGAATGCAGCTCCAGCTGGACAAAAGAAGGCGCTGCATCAGGGTATGCTGAGCGGGACATTGCGTCTTCGTCTGCATACAGAGCCGTGTGCAGGGGCAGAATTGATTCTAGCTGAGCTCATCACTGGCAATGTGGAAGTGCCGGGCAAAAGTGGAATTCAAGTGACCTGGGAAGTGGATAAAGCGTTGCAAGACGTGTTGCACGCCGAACACTCATCCTCGCAACTCAAGAAGCTTGACATTGAAAAACTGCTGTTGGATACGATTGACCTGCATTCATACGCGCTTATGAAACTGTTTCAAGAGCAAATCGACCGACACCCAACCCTCGGCGCTAACCAGTCTTTTTTGTGTCTGCTCCGGTCACATGCCAAGAATGGATATGGGCCGAGACATTCGATCGAACTACGTGTAACTGACACTGTGCATGTGATGCTGTATATTTCAACCATCACTGGAAGAGTTGGATTGAAGTCATTGCACAATCTCGAAAGCGCTGAAAACGAGGACCTCGCGCTTTCCCTCAGTGAGACCCAAAAtattgcgctgcagcgtatGGCCGCTAAAATCACTGCTAACCCTTCCTCTTTAACGGAAACACTTGTTTCCTTCCGTCTTCAAAGTTTGACGAAGGATGTTTCATTACAGGCTTCCTGGCTTGGACTTGCTTACATGACTTCGGTCTCTTTGCGTCCCGGCGAATTCCAAAAGATTGGGTTGGACCATGGACACCCACTTCTATACCTTCCTTTGACCATGTTCCCTGGATACTATGCCTTAATCTACTTTGTATCGGGACAGGCTATGACGATGGCACTTATCTCGATCATGACTATGACCGAGGCCGGAAAATCGGTGCAGGTCATTAGCTCTGTGAAGTGGCTGGATCGTGCACGAATGAAAAGCTACTCTATCAGTGGTGCATCGTTG CAAGTGGTAGTGGCCTATGGATTTGACGGCGAGAAGCAGTTACCATATCTTGTCACGGTCGATTTCGATGTTTCGGGCAATGGTCAAACGTATGGCCTTGAATTCGAAGTACAACATGGTAAAGATACCCCAAATCCCCACAAGTGTATCGGCGCGAATTTGGAACGCAAATTATGTTCTATGGCAGATACACGCATTAACCTATGGAGTGGCTTTTTGCACTTGCTGGAATACACACTTCCAATGCTTCTAATACTGGTGCCGTTTTTCCAAGAGGCAGAGACGAATGCGGATAGCCCCCAAGTTGAAGTACTGGACATCAACTGGTACAGATTTTGCTTCCTCAACACATATGCTCTTGACGTGCGGTTGCTGACGGGAAACCGTGTAATGCTCACTGATGCTGCTTACTCCGCTGGTGCTACCTCGGAAGAATCGAATGCTGAAAATCAAAGCGAAAACATACCTTTTGGTCTTGCATCGCCGTATGCACGAATTCCCTTGCTAGCGCAAATTTGGCAGCAGAGTTTCAAAACAGCTGACTGCCTAAAAGACTCCACCAACCAAGCCGTCTTTCATGTGACACTCTCTGATGTTGAAAAAAACTTACCCTTATTTTTAAACAAAATTAATCAATCGCTGTAA
- a CDS encoding uncharacterized protein (antiSMASH:Cluster_1; EggNog:ENOG503NVKP; COG:E), which translates to MSAMETFYANLDKEYEENIPFMSEREKCLKGLAFSPLDKELTKMRIDVRKLLHAYNNSPPANFKEDEEPKLEIMGSDRRELLAQIFQLKHGEESRIEIEPPLWLYVTFTKRY; encoded by the exons atgTCTGCCATGGAAACTTTTTACGCGAATTTAGACAAGGAGTATGAAGAAAATATACCTTTTATGTCCGAAAGGGAAAAG TGTCTTAAAGGCCTTGCTTTTAGTCCGTTGGATAAGGAGCTGACGAAAATGCGCAtcgatgtgcgcaagctcctACATGCATACAACAACAGTCCACCGGCGAACTTcaaggaggacgaggaACCAAAGCTCGAGATCATGGGAAGTGATCGTCGCGAATTGCTCGCACAGATTTTCCAATTGAAGCACGGTGAAGAGAGCAGAATCGAGATCGAGCCTCCTCTCTGGCTGTACGTAACATTTACGAAGCGATACTAA
- the MDM20 gene encoding mitochondrial distribution and morphology (antiSMASH:Cluster_1; COG:Z; EggNog:ENOG503NW5W), protein MVLGMGVLDQFQCTEVYNALDTGNNQFALRKADEILSKRRMPLASALRSIALVRLDDDDEARCEVERLMQSNIDTTVLHLLSYVMPHLGMLPKLAELYMAASNAKPGDAKLAEEALLTAVKASTFQRASLMLMKEYRAKKNTKSFWRYMEAATLQSQQLAPPSSILALQVAHRLLTEFAPADTSFTEETLELYLRFHILLGKDQLAVALAMMDKPYTKQLAEKSLGIQFLLRRAWEMHGDLDRILDDCGTRIEKGDRNWAVISLYIRTLMNQSEKEGQSRLTADEVAPLVHAVDKDTWTDRGSFLGILETFRLANDKHISVEALDSLGYSYTELVQKYLARFGDKASCFDELRPYLATLTPEQYITLLESLQATTPASNDTIFRCVNDEKIKFLQSNRSEDVPATCKRLFSEYHQAMAALRLPDTEMQLADDFALLAVYTVLISAPTMDTETLVNAYCITSYSLLRSPRAYKLRIVGIRLLLQLGCAALAMEQMQDLRLKAIQLETASHVALDRNTAFGGEFAGLVKEHWDTVMRPFYKTSAQEIPNVVGEAFVNGKFAQVGELFEFGERIRKSLFCAMQEVDLVRASIIEQQVVTDKTMKTVSALCALAKEGPFHDQRDMALVPNYSPSTWPNLERALTCGPIRNTNWILCMLEVITLACNLPSHMAGTESEMTPAEIALVLLARALRKEDAQDSTALVAFLGKIGKLVADAENYFQLLHGAWIGLEGVRLVELWKKHHKLDSLFMDIDEALQPITETLAKAESEPTVPKAEVFFEEMGMDNVFVTNTTQTLCQVEEARVASIREVLQRYKIIART, encoded by the coding sequence ATGGTGCTGGGAATGGGCGTTTTGGATCAATTCCAGTGCACGGAAGTGTACAATGCACTGGATACAGGGAATAATCAGTTTGCGCTGCGTAAGGCGGATGAAATTTTAAGCAAAAGGCGGATGCCGCTTGCCAGTGCGTTGCGCTCAATTGCGCTAGTACGCCtcgatgacgacgacgaggcgcggtGCGAAGTGGAACGGTTGATGCAGTCAAATATCGACACCACGGTCTTGCATCTGCTTTCGTACGTTATGCCACACCTCGGAATGTTACCCAAATTGGCAGAGCTTTATATGGCGGCAAGTAATGCGAAGCCGGGCGATGCGAAGCTTGCCGAAGAAGCATTGCTCACGGCGGTAAAAGCTAGCACTTTTcagcgcgcgtcgttgATGCTCATGAAAGAGTACCGTGCAAAGAAAAACACAAAAAGTTTTTGGCGTTATATGGAGGCTGCAACGTTGCAGTCGCAGCAGCTTGCACCGCCAAGCTCCATCCTGGCgctccaagtcgcgcaccGTCTTTTAACTGAATTCGCTCCTGCGGACACGAGCTTTACGGAGGAAACACTGGAACTTTATTTAAGATTCCATATTCTCCTAGGAAAAGACCAGCTAGCGGTGGCCCTTGCGATGATGGACAAGCCGTATACGAAACAACTGGCAGAAAAAAGTCTCGGTATCCAATTTCTCCTGCGCCGGGCTTGGGAAATGCATGGTGATCTGGACCGTATATTGGACGATTGTGGCACGCGTATAGAGAAGGGTGACCGGAACTGGGCCGTGATTTCTTTATACATCCGTACACTGATGAACCAATCGGAAAAGGAAGGACAGTCGCGGCTCACTGCGGATGAGGTTGCGCCATTGGTTCATGCAGTGGACAAGGACACTTGGACAGATCGTGGGTCCTTTTTGGGTATCCTGGAGACATTCCGGCTGGCGAATGACAAACACATCTCCGTGGAAGCCCTCGATTCTCTTGGGTATTCGTACACGGAGCTTGTACAGAAATACCTTGCTAGGTTTGGTGACAAAGCATCTTGCTTTGACGAGCTTCGCCCGTACCTAGCCACTCTGACACCGGAGCAATACATCACTCTTTTGGAATCATTACAAGCTACGACGCCTGCATCGAATGATACCATATTCCGATGCGTTAACGACGAAAAAATCAAGTTTCTGCAATCCAATAGGAGCGAGGATGTGCCTGCTACTTGCAAGAGACTCTTTTCTGAATATCACCAGGCGATGGCTGCTCTGCGCTTGCCAGACACTGAAATGCAATTGGCGGATGATTTTGCACTTCTTGCTGTATACACTGTTTTAATCTCCGCACCTACAATGGATACCGAAACACTGGTTAACGCCTATTGCATTACGTCTTACTCGCTATTGCGGAGTCCACGTGCTTACAAactgcgcatcgtcggaATCCGCCTCTTGCTCCAGCTTggttgcgctgcgcttgcgatGGAACAGATGCAGGATCTGCGCCTCAAAGCCATACAGCTTGAAACGGCATCGCATGTGGCACTGGATAGAAACACTGCATTTGGCGGCGAATTTGCGGGGCTCGTGAAAGAGCACTGGGACACTGTCATGCGTCCATTTTACAAGACATCTGCACAAGAGATTCCGAATGTTGTAGGAGAGGCATTCGTAAATGGAAAATTTGCTCAAGTTGGCGAGCTGTTTGAatttggcgagcgcatccgAAAATCGCTTTTTTGTGCGATGCAGGAAGTGGAtcttgtgcgtgcaagcatTATTGAGCAGCAAGTCGTTACGGACAAGACAATGAAAACGGTTAGCGCTTTGTGTGCGCTTGCGAAAGAGGGTCCATTCCATGATCAGCGCGACATGGCTTTAGTACCGAACTACAGTCCGTCTACATGGCCCAACTTGGAGCGTGCCCTGACTTGTGGCCCAATTCGTAATACGAATTGGATCTTGTGCATGCTCGAGGTGATTACGTTGGCCTGCAACTTGCCGAGTCATATGGCTGGCACAGAGAGTGAAATGACACCAGCAGAGATTGCTCTAGTCCTTCTTGCtcgtgcattgcgcaaaGAAGACGCACAAGATTCCACAGCATTAGTTGCTTTCCTGGGGAAGATTGGCAAGCTTGTTGCGGACGCGGAGAATTATTTCCAACTACTGCATGGCGCATGGATTGGGTTGGAAGGTGTGCGATTGGTGGAGCTCTGGAAGAAGCATCACAAATTAGATTCGTTGTTTATGGACATTGATGAGGCATTGCAACCCATAACTGAAACACTTGCAAAAGCGGAAAGTGAGCCGACCGTGCCCAAGGCTGAAGTGTTTTTTGAAGAAATGGGGATGGACAACGTCTTTGTTACCAATACGACTCAGACGTTGTGCCAAGTCGAAGAGGCGCGTGTAGCCTCCATTAGGGAAGTGCTTCAGCGATACAAAATTATAGCGCGTACATAA